The genomic interval AACGAATGGCTTCCTCCCATTCTTTCATCGTGTTGGCGTCTTTTTCAATCAGGTCCCATTTGTTCACCACCAGCACCATGCCCTTGCGCAGCTCCTCGGCCTGGCGCAGGATGCGGATGTCCTGGGCGGTGAGTCCTTCCGTCGCGTCGATCAGCGTGATGGCCACGTCGCACGCGCGCAGTGCCCGCTCGGTGCGCAGCGTGGCGTAAAACTCGATGTTTTCCCGGATGCGGGAGCGGCGGCGCAGTCCGGCCGTGTCGACCAGCACGATCTCCCGGCCGTAGTACTTGAGCACGGAATGGACGGCGTCGCGCGTGGTACCGCTGATGTCGGTCACAATCGAGCGTTCCTGTCCGAGCAGCGCATTCGTCAGCGACGATTTGCCCACGTTGGGACGTCCGACGATGGCCAGCCGCGGCCGCTCGTCGCTTTCGGCCTCGCCGTTGCGTGCCGGAAGCCGCTTCACCAGCGCGTCGAGCAGCTCGCCGGTGCCCCGACCGCTCAGGGCGCTGATCGGATAGACCTCGGACAGGCCGAGCTGGTAAAACGTGCTGGCCTCCCAGGTGCGCTCGTCGTTGTCGGCCTTGTTGGCCACCACGAAGACCGGCTTGTCCGTGCGCCGCAGCAGCTCGGCCAGCGCGTCGTCCAGATCGGTCACGCCGGTGGTGACGTCCACCATGAACAGGATGGCGTCGGCCTCCTCGATGGCGATCTGCACCTGTTCGCGGATCGCCTGCTCGAAGATGTCCGACGAGTTGGGGACGTAGCCCCCGGTGTCCACCACCGAGAAGCGCACGCCGTTCCATTCGGCCGTGCCGTAGACGCGATCGCGCGTCACGCCCGGCTGGTCGTGCGTGATGGCCTCGTGCGAGCGCGTCAGTCGATTGAAGAAGGTGGACTTCCCGACGTTGGGCCGTCCCACAATTGCAACCAGCGCCATCGCTCCACTCCACAGAAGTTTGGTCCGGCGCGTAGAAGCCCGCAGCCGGCGATTTCGTTCCCGCCGTTACCGACGCCCCCGGTGTTCGAGATGCAGGGCACGGAAGAGCATGTAGGCGGCCTCGCCGGTTTCCCGCGTGAAGACGTAGTTGATGCCGGCACCCACGGCCAGTCCGGCCAGCGGGATGAGCTGGCCCAGTTTGCGACGCGCCAGGTTTTTGACCAGCTCGCGGGGCAGGTGCCGGTTCTGCTCGCGCACGAAGTCGCGCGTGCGTCCCTGATAGGAAGCCCCCCGCGCCAGAAGCGCGGCCGCCACGCTCACCTCCCGCCAGGCCGCCTGTCGGGCCTCGGACGTGCCGGCCGCCGCCGCATTGAAGATGGCCAGCACCAGCGGCCGGTACACCGGATCCTGCACCCGGAAGCCGTAAACCGCCCCGATCTGCTGAATCAACCGCAGGTTGATCCCGAAAAGCAGCGGCACGTCGGCCGCCGCCAGCGTAAAGCCGCCCAGACCGGTTCCGGCCCCTTCGAGCGCGGCCAGCACGGCATGTTGGCCGAAGAAGCTGCGCGCCACCGGATCGAGCCGCTCCAGCGGTTCGGTGCGCAACGCCTCGATCCGATCGGCCGCCACGCCCGCCTTGCGCACGGCCTCCAGCACGTACTGCTCGTTGAAGGTCCAGCCCGCCACGTCGTGCAGCGTCTCCAGAAAGCGGGCCACCGCCGCGTCAAGTTGCGCCCGCCAGTCGGCCGGCGTCACGCGCTCGACAAGCCAGTCCACCGGACGCATTGCCCGATCAAAAACCTCCTGCCACAGCGGCCCCCCGGAACGCACCCAGCGCTCGATCTCCCGTCGGGCAGCTTCCTCGTAGGTCAGCGGCATGGCACAGACCGATTGTTATGGCATGCGCTGTACGAAAGATGCCGTCCCGGAGTTGCGCTCACCGAATCAGCCAGAGTCCGAGCAGCCCCACCAGGAAGCAGTAGTAGGCGAAATACTCCAGCCGGCCCCGCCGCACCACCTGCAGCAGCATCTTGATGGCCGCCACGCCCGAAACGTAGGCCGCCACGGTCCCGAGAACCAGCGGCACCATGCCGATCGATTCGGGTGAATCGAGCAGCTCGATTCCTTTCAGCAGCGTGGCTCCCAGCACCACGGGCAACAGCATGAGAAAAGAAAAATCGGCGGCGCGCTCGGGCCGGACGTTCTGATAGATGGCCGCGCAGATCGTGGAACCCGATCGCGAAATGCCTGGCAGCATGGCGGCCGACTGGGCCACGCCCACCACGAACGCCTTCAGCGGCGACAGATCGCCGTCCGGATGCCGCCGCAACCGGGTCAGCACCAGCAGCACACCGGTTACCACCAGCATGCCCGCCGCAAAACGTGGATGCTCGAACGTCTGCTCGATCCAGTCGCCCAGCAGCACATAGACCAGCCCGGTAGGGATCATCGTGATCAGGATCCAGACGGCCAGCCGGAATGGGTCACGCTCCCGGTAGCGTGCCGGCCACTCGGCCGGACGCGGCAGCGCCGTCCACACTTCGCCCACGATGGCCCCTACCCGCTTTCGATAGACCGTGAGAATGCTCAGCACCGTCCCGAAGTGCACGAATACCTCGAAGGTCACGCCGCCCGGATTCAGCCCCAGCACGTACTGGCCGAGCACCAGATGACCGGACGACGATACCGGCAGAAACTCCGTGAGCCCCTGCAACAGACCCAGAATCAGGGCTTCCCACCAGGACATGATCACTGTCGGCGTTTTTGCGTGAACGGCCTAACTTACACGCCGCCGGTCTTTCGTGCCAGGCAGCGGCCCGTGTTCTTCAAGAATTTTCCGCCTGCACCGCTTCGGGCGGGCGAGGCTCCACCAGCAGCACCTCTTCCCGCTCGAAAACGACGGTGCCCGGATCGGCTCCGCGTGGCTTGCGCACGTACTTGCGCGGCACGACCACGACGGGCACCACGCTGCTACCCCGCGCCTTGCTGAAGTAAGCCGCCAGCGAAGCAGCCCGTTCGAGCACCCTGCGGTCGGGCTGGCGGTTGCGGCCGGGCACCCGCAGGATCACGTGCGAGCCGGGCACGCCGCGCGCGTGCAGCCACAGATCGTGCTTGCGGGCGTGATGGAAGGTCAGTTCGTCGTTCTCTCGAGCGTTGCGGCCGATCCACGCTTCGAAGCCGCCACCCAGCGGCACGCGCCGGAACGCCGGCATGGCTTCCGGCGCTTTCCGGCCGGTTCGGCCGATGCCCAGCGCGGCCAGCTCGTCGGCATGGCGTTGCCGGAAAGCCCGCAGCGCCGCCATCGTGTCGATCTGCTCCAGCTCCGCCAGCAATGCCTCCAGCCGGGGAATCCGCTGGCGGACGTCCTCCAGCCGCTGGCGGAGCGCCTCGCGCTCCTGGCGGGCCTGCCGGGCCTGCTCGTAGTACGCCTGCGCGTTCTCGACGGCCGCGCGCGTGGGGTCGAGCGGAATCCGCACGGGCGCGCCGTCGCCGAACCAGTCGGGCAACTCCACCACCTCGGCCCCGGGCGGCACCTGATGCGCCTGCGCCATGAGCAGGTGTCCCCAGCGCTCGTACTGCTCGGCCCGGTCGGGCGCGGCCAGCGCGGTTTCCAGCACCTGTTGCTCCCGGCGGGCCCGTTCAACCGCGGCTTCCAGCGCCTGACGAAGCGGCTCGTAAGCCTCCTGGAAAGCCCGCACGGCCAGCTCGCGCCGCACGGCCGCGTGTACCGCCGCATCGACCGAATCAAACGCCTCACAGGGCAGGTGCGCCAGATGAGCCAGCGGAATCAGGGCAAAGTGGGTCGTCCATCGATCGACCCGGTACAGCCGGGGTGCCGGACGGGCCAGCTCCGCTTCGAGTGCGCGTCCAGCCTCGTAGAGACGCCGAAGGTCCTCCTCGTCGCAATCGGCCGGCGACGATGCCTGCACACCCGCCCGGAAGACCGTCTCTTCGGCCAGCAGCGCGTCGAACAGCGGGAAGGCCGCCGCCACGGCCTGCGCAATCGACTTTCGATCGGTACGCCAGCGTGCTCGAAACGCCTCGAACGAGCTGACTTCTGGAGCCGGACGCGGTGCCGGCGCCTGTTGTCCCTGCCAGGCTTCATCCTGCTGAAACGCCGCCCGCACCCGCCCGTCGGGCGCCACCCAGAGCACGTTCGGACGCGGACCGTAGAGCCAGCACTGAAACCAGGAGCCATCGTCCAGCTCGAAAAACAGCACGCGGTCCCGTTCGGCCACGCGCACGTCGCGCAGCGTGCGGCCCAGTGCTTCCTCGAACAGGGTGGCGACGTTGCGACGCGCCCGGCTGTAGCCCTCGACGCGAAAGATGTAACGAAAGGCACCCGTCGAGATGCGCACCATCCACTCGGCCTCGGGCCGGGCAAAGGCCAGCACCAGCTCGTCGCGCACCTGCGAGAAGGCGTCGCCCAGCAGGCTGCCCGGTAGCTCGCGGCGCCACGCGTCGGCCAGCGCCCGCAACGTGTAGTAAGTGAGCAGCATAACACCCGTCCGCGGCGATTCGGCCGCGTGAACGGCCGAGCGCAGGCCGGGATCCTATCCGCGTCGCTGGCGACGTTCGACCGCCACCGAAAGCCCCCAGATCAGCGCCCAGGCGACGGCCATCCACCACCAACGTCCTATCAGCAGCGCGAGTACGTTGATGCCGTAAAGCACGTGAAACAGCGCTTCCGGCGCGCTGCGTCGCATGCGGGGCAGGTGCGGCGCCGCCAGCAAGGCGCCCAGCTTGAGCAGCAGCATGAGCGGCGTGTAGACGAGCACGATCCAGCGCGCCCAGGGCAGCGCCGGGATCGCAGCCAGCACGATCACCACCGTGACGACGACGTCCAGCAGCGCCTCTTTGAGCCAGCGCCCCATGGCTCCCATCGCATTGCCATTCGTTTGCCCGCAATATCGCCCATTTCGACCGGCGGTAAAACGCCCCGCCCGCTTTTTCCCGGTTCTTCCACGTCGTGCCACGTTGCACCAAACCGCCGGAATCCCGATTTTGCATGGCACAAATCCGAACCATCCCGACCGCGATCATGAAAGCCCGCCTCAAATATGTCGAAGGACTGACCTTCATCGGACAGGCCGGCTCCGGCCACTGGACCGTGCTCGACTCCGGATACGGGGGACGTCCGTCCGGGGCCACCAGCCCGATGGAAATGGTACTGCTGGCACTCATGGGCTGCTCGGCCATGGACGTCGTCTCGATCCTGGAGAAAATGCGTGCACCGTTCACCGACCTGCAGGTGGAAGTGGAAGCCGACCGGGCCGAGACCCACCCGCGCGTCTACACGCGCATTCACCTGACCTACCGCGTCTTCGGACGCGACCTGAAGCCCGAACAGGTGGCCCGCGCCGTAGAGCTCTCACAGGAGAAGTACTGCTCCGTCAGCGCCATGCTGCGCCCCACCGTCCCCATCACCTACGAAATCTGGATCGAAGATCCGGAAACCGGTCAGCGACAGGCGGTCCCCTTCGCCCGGAAGCCGGACGACGCGCCCGCCTCCGGGTGACCCGCCTGACGGAACCGCCAATCCGGAACAGCATCGAAGCAAAACACCTGATCTCTACGCCTCGAGCCTTGAATGGGCCATGAAACTGCTGGAGCGCATCGTGCTGGATCCCGAAATTATGGGCGGCAAGCCTACCATTCGGGGAACGCGCATTACGGTAGGCACCATTCTGAACCAGCTGCGCTTCCAGAGCCGGGAGGAACTCCTGCAGGACTATCCGGAATTGACGCCTGAAGACATCGACGCCGCACTGGCTTACGCCGCCCTTCTCGCTGAAGAAAGAGAAATGCCCCTTTGAAGGTGCTAATCGACATGAACCTTTCGCCCAGATGGGTAGCCTTTCTCAGGGCGAATGGAATTGAAGCTGTTCGATGGTCCGAAATAGGCAAGCCGGATGCTCGAGATGTCGAGATTTTTTGTTTTGCTGAAAAACATGGCTACGTCATTCTGACTCATGATCTGGACTTCGGGACGCTGCTTCGTTATTCAAAGCAGACCAGACCCAGCGTGGTCGTACTGCGTGATCTGGACCTGAGACCGGAAGTAAGCGGCCCACTTGTGCTACAGGCACTGACCCGGACCGAAGAGGTCCTCCGACAGGGAGCGCTTGTGGTGGTCCCCTCAAAAAAGGTTCGCGTTCGTCCGCTCCCATTCTGAAGAATACAGGCCCTTCCAAACGAAGCTGACGCGTCCTATTTGTTCACCTAGGCGCACCGCCGCGTTGCAGGCGCTCCCAGAGGAGCACGCCGGCCTTCTGGACGCTGCGCAGGTAGAAGACGGCCCGAAGTGTGGCCTTCCATTCCGGCGAGAGATCTCCGTGTCGTCCCTGGCGGGCCAGCCGGTCGCGCTGCGCATGGTAAAGCGCAATGGCCGCCGCCACCGAAATGTTGAAGCTCTGCGTGAAACCCACGATCGGGATCACGCAGCGGGCGTCGGCCATCGCCAGCAGTTCTCGCGAGACGCCTTCCACTTCGTTACCGAAAACCAGCGCCGTCGGCATCGTGAAGTCAAACGTGTCGATCGGTTCGGCTTCCTCCAGCGCCGTGGCGACGATCCGGTAGCCGGCCGCCTTCAGCACGGGCACGGCTTCGGCGGCCGTCGGCCACATCCACACGTCCAGCCACTTGTCGGCCCCCTGGGTGGTACGCTCGGACGTCTTGTACTTCTGCACCTGGCCCTTGATGATCCCGAAGCCCTGATACCCCAGCGCCTCGGCCGAACGCATGACGGCGCTGACGTTGCCCGTGTTGGCCAGTCCTTCGACGACCGGCACCACCGTATAGGTGCGTCCGTCGAGCACCTGCTCGATGCGCTGGCGGCGGCGCTCGGTGAGGTACGGCTGCAGCCACGCCACGATCACGTCCGGCGACACGCCCTGCAGCCGCGCCGCCAGCGCCTCGGGATCGGTCAGATGCCCCTGCTGGGCCGCCGCCTGAAAGACCCGCGCCAGTTCCTGTTGCAACCGTGCTTCCGGCGTCAGCAGCATCGTCCGGTAAAAAATGCGTTACGAGCCCGCTTCCGGCCCTCTTGCGCTGTTCCGGGCCGGACACCCACCTGCGGGTGCGCCGTAGATTAAGGCCGTCCCTTCCAAAAAACAAACGGAAAACGCGTTATGGAGCTTCGGGATAAAGTGGCCGTCGTGACCGGCGCCAGCAGCGGGCTGGGCCGGGCCTTTGCGATTGCGCTTGTGCAAAAAGGCGCGCACGTGTACGGACTGGCCCGGCGCGTCGAGCGTCTGAACGCGCTCCGCGACGAACTGGGCCCCCGCTTCCATCCGATCGCCTGCGACGTGACGCGGCCCAACGACGTCGAGGCGGCCTTTCAGCGCGTGATCCGCGAGGCCGGTCGTCTGGACATCCTGATTAACAATGCGGGGCTGGGCAAAATGGGGCCGGTCGATGAGCTTTCGCTGGAAGACTGGGACGTGCAGATGAACACGAACCTGCGCGGCGTCTTTCTCTGCACGCGCGCGGCCGTGCCTCAAATGAAAAAACAGAACGTCGAAACCGGCTTCGGTGGACACATCATCAACATTGCTTCAATAGCCGGCCTCATCGGCAATCCTAACCTGAGCGCCTACAATGCTACCAAGTTTGGCGTGCGGGGCTTTAGCGAGGCCATCATGAAAGAGTTGCGCAATGATGGCATCAAGGTAACCTGTGTGTACCCAGGCTCGGTGGCTACCGAGTTCTTCGAAGTAGCCGGGATGCGCGGAGCCGATCGCCCGGTTACGCCCGAACAGGTAGCGCAAACCATCCTGCACATTCTGGAGACCGACGACAACTACCTGATCTCCGAGGTGGTCATCCGGCCACTCCGACCGCGGTGATAAGCAGGCGGAGGGGTCCGGCTCGGACCCCTCCGCCGTTTCTATCGGGACCACCCGCGTTTACTTTGCGGCGTTTTCTCCAAGTTGAAACACCACCGGAAGGGCCATGCGGACGGCGACGGGAAGGCCGTCCTTCTGCGCGGGTTTGAAGCGGACTTCCTGAAGCGCCTGCAGCACGGCCTGGTCGAGCGCTTCATGCACGCCGCGGACGACGCGGGCATCGCGCACGCGTCCGGTTTCGTCCACCACGAAGCTGACGATCACTCTGCCTTCAATGCCCTGCTCGCGGGCGGCTTCAGGGTAGTGAATCTTTTCGTAGAGGGCCTGCAGGCCGCCGATCAGCTCGGGCATCACCACGCCCTGCAGCTCTTCGGGCGATTCGAGCACCTTGCCCGCGGCCTGTGCCGTGGTCGCCTCGGTCTGCGATTGCACGGGCGTGTCGGGCACGTCGGTGCAGGCCAGCAGTCCGGTCAGTCCGATCAGCGCGCCGAGAAGCAGCAGCCGCACCCGGCGCGGCGCGAGCGATTGGACAGGTTGCATCATGGCCTCCATGCGTTGTTTGAGGGTGGATTTTCTCAGAAGGGACAGGCTCAATTCCGGTGCACGTTGCGCCTGGAGCAGCGTCGTCAGCAACAGCCGGGCGTAGCCGGCGGGCGAGGCGATCCGCGCCGCCAGCACCGCCCGATCACAGAGCACCTCGCGGAGCAGCTCCAGCCGCCGCCGGTAGCCCCAGAGCAGCGGATGAAACCAGAACAGCGTCAGCACCAGCTCCTCCCCGAGCTGCGCCCGGAAGTCGCGCCGCTGCAGGTGGACCAGTTCGTGCCAGAGCATCGGCCGTCGCGCCTGTGGATCGGTCAGCGCCAGCTCCGGCACAACCACCGTCGGGCGCCGTCCACCCATCGAAAAGGGCACCCGGCCGCCCACCAGCAGCCGCACCGGCCGGCGAAGGCCCAGGCGCTCGGCCATCTCGGCCACTTCGGCCGCCAGCTCGGGCGGCGCCGGACGGCACCGCCTCAGGTAGCGCCGCAACCGCACCCAGCGCACCCCGAGCGCCGCCAGACGCACCGCCACGCCCAGCAGCCACACGAACAGCACCAGTTGTCCGACCGCCACCAGCCCCTGCGCGCTGCCCCCTTCGGCCGGGGCCGACACGACCTGCGCGCCGAGCCAGACCAGCACCTCGGGCGGCTCAGCCCGCCAGAACGCCACTTGCGGAAGCAACGTCAGCCGCAATCCGTAGGCCAGGAGCCCCAGCGGCAACGCATAGAAACCCGCCTGCAGCAGCGCGTAGGCCGCCTCGGGCCACCTGCGCATCACGCGGCGGACGCTCAGTAGCAACAGCAGCGCGGCCGCAGTCCAGAGCCCCAGCAGCCACGCGCCTTCCAGCCAGAATTCACGCGGCATCATCGCTTTCCTCCAGTTTTTCGATCAGCCGTTG from Rhodothermus marinus carries:
- the der gene encoding ribosome biogenesis GTPase Der, which gives rise to MALVAIVGRPNVGKSTFFNRLTRSHEAITHDQPGVTRDRVYGTAEWNGVRFSVVDTGGYVPNSSDIFEQAIREQVQIAIEEADAILFMVDVTTGVTDLDDALAELLRRTDKPVFVVANKADNDERTWEASTFYQLGLSEVYPISALSGRGTGELLDALVKRLPARNGEAESDERPRLAIVGRPNVGKSSLTNALLGQERSIVTDISGTTRDAVHSVLKYYGREIVLVDTAGLRRRSRIRENIEFYATLRTERALRACDVAITLIDATEGLTAQDIRILRQAEELRKGMVLVVNKWDLIEKDANTMKEWEEAIRYRLPTWQHVPLVFISAKTRQRIHRVLEEALRVYENRQQRIATSQLNEVLQEAIRQQHPPTYRGRPVKIKYVTQVETAPPVFAFFCNYPEGIKEPYRRYLEKQIRAAFGFEGVPLTLVFREK
- a CDS encoding EcsC family protein, with protein sequence MPLTYEEAARREIERWVRSGGPLWQEVFDRAMRPVDWLVERVTPADWRAQLDAAVARFLETLHDVAGWTFNEQYVLEAVRKAGVAADRIEALRTEPLERLDPVARSFFGQHAVLAALEGAGTGLGGFTLAAADVPLLFGINLRLIQQIGAVYGFRVQDPVYRPLVLAIFNAAAAGTSEARQAAWREVSVAAALLARGASYQGRTRDFVREQNRHLPRELVKNLARRKLGQLIPLAGLAVGAGINYVFTRETGEAAYMLFRALHLEHRGRR
- a CDS encoding undecaprenyl-diphosphate phosphatase; translation: MSWWEALILGLLQGLTEFLPVSSSGHLVLGQYVLGLNPGGVTFEVFVHFGTVLSILTVYRKRVGAIVGEVWTALPRPAEWPARYRERDPFRLAVWILITMIPTGLVYVLLGDWIEQTFEHPRFAAGMLVVTGVLLVLTRLRRHPDGDLSPLKAFVVGVAQSAAMLPGISRSGSTICAAIYQNVRPERAADFSFLMLLPVVLGATLLKGIELLDSPESIGMVPLVLGTVAAYVSGVAAIKMLLQVVRRGRLEYFAYYCFLVGLLGLWLIR
- a CDS encoding Rqc2 family fibronectin-binding protein, coding for MLLTYYTLRALADAWRRELPGSLLGDAFSQVRDELVLAFARPEAEWMVRISTGAFRYIFRVEGYSRARRNVATLFEEALGRTLRDVRVAERDRVLFFELDDGSWFQCWLYGPRPNVLWVAPDGRVRAAFQQDEAWQGQQAPAPRPAPEVSSFEAFRARWRTDRKSIAQAVAAAFPLFDALLAEETVFRAGVQASSPADCDEEDLRRLYEAGRALEAELARPAPRLYRVDRWTTHFALIPLAHLAHLPCEAFDSVDAAVHAAVRRELAVRAFQEAYEPLRQALEAAVERARREQQVLETALAAPDRAEQYERWGHLLMAQAHQVPPGAEVVELPDWFGDGAPVRIPLDPTRAAVENAQAYYEQARQARQEREALRQRLEDVRQRIPRLEALLAELEQIDTMAALRAFRQRHADELAALGIGRTGRKAPEAMPAFRRVPLGGGFEAWIGRNARENDELTFHHARKHDLWLHARGVPGSHVILRVPGRNRQPDRRVLERAASLAAYFSKARGSSVVPVVVVPRKYVRKPRGADPGTVVFEREEVLLVEPRPPEAVQAENS
- a CDS encoding OsmC family protein, whose protein sequence is MKARLKYVEGLTFIGQAGSGHWTVLDSGYGGRPSGATSPMEMVLLALMGCSAMDVVSILEKMRAPFTDLQVEVEADRAETHPRVYTRIHLTYRVFGRDLKPEQVARAVELSQEKYCSVSAMLRPTVPITYEIWIEDPETGQRQAVPFARKPDDAPASG
- a CDS encoding DUF433 domain-containing protein, with protein sequence MKLLERIVLDPEIMGGKPTIRGTRITVGTILNQLRFQSREELLQDYPELTPEDIDAALAYAALLAEEREMPL
- a CDS encoding DUF5615 family PIN-like protein, which produces MLIDMNLSPRWVAFLRANGIEAVRWSEIGKPDARDVEIFCFAEKHGYVILTHDLDFGTLLRYSKQTRPSVVVLRDLDLRPEVSGPLVLQALTRTEEVLRQGALVVVPSKKVRVRPLPF
- a CDS encoding TrmH family RNA methyltransferase — encoded protein: MLLTPEARLQQELARVFQAAAQQGHLTDPEALAARLQGVSPDVIVAWLQPYLTERRRQRIEQVLDGRTYTVVPVVEGLANTGNVSAVMRSAEALGYQGFGIIKGQVQKYKTSERTTQGADKWLDVWMWPTAAEAVPVLKAAGYRIVATALEEAEPIDTFDFTMPTALVFGNEVEGVSRELLAMADARCVIPIVGFTQSFNISVAAAIALYHAQRDRLARQGRHGDLSPEWKATLRAVFYLRSVQKAGVLLWERLQRGGAPR
- a CDS encoding SDR family oxidoreductase gives rise to the protein MELRDKVAVVTGASSGLGRAFAIALVQKGAHVYGLARRVERLNALRDELGPRFHPIACDVTRPNDVEAAFQRVIREAGRLDILINNAGLGKMGPVDELSLEDWDVQMNTNLRGVFLCTRAAVPQMKKQNVETGFGGHIINIASIAGLIGNPNLSAYNATKFGVRGFSEAIMKELRNDGIKVTCVYPGSVATEFFEVAGMRGADRPVTPEQVAQTILHILETDDNYLISEVVIRPLRPR
- a CDS encoding M56 family metallopeptidase, which encodes MMPREFWLEGAWLLGLWTAAALLLLLSVRRVMRRWPEAAYALLQAGFYALPLGLLAYGLRLTLLPQVAFWRAEPPEVLVWLGAQVVSAPAEGGSAQGLVAVGQLVLFVWLLGVAVRLAALGVRWVRLRRYLRRCRPAPPELAAEVAEMAERLGLRRPVRLLVGGRVPFSMGGRRPTVVVPELALTDPQARRPMLWHELVHLQRRDFRAQLGEELVLTLFWFHPLLWGYRRRLELLREVLCDRAVLAARIASPAGYARLLLTTLLQAQRAPELSLSLLRKSTLKQRMEAMMQPVQSLAPRRVRLLLLGALIGLTGLLACTDVPDTPVQSQTEATTAQAAGKVLESPEELQGVVMPELIGGLQALYEKIHYPEAAREQGIEGRVIVSFVVDETGRVRDARVVRGVHEALDQAVLQALQEVRFKPAQKDGLPVAVRMALPVVFQLGENAAK